tttatttctaattttgagGAAATCTTTGATCGCGTAAAGGTCGCGTGGTTTCTTAGAAATCCAAGCACAATGTTACGatgtttctaaaaatatgGATTTAAGTTTAAGAGGCCTTTcgtgttttaataaatgtacgaAGCACTCgtgaaagtaataataatattctgaaaaaatagtTTTCCGAGAATAAACTGAGAGATATAAAGTAATACtctaaaatgatataattaatataatgctTTTTTCGTTAAGGAATTCTCCGCAAAGATGCCTTAAATCCGAAAACATATAACATCaagaaaattacaagaaaaatcttaagtaagatatttaatatttttattctttgttgAATACGTTTAATATTGCATTGCagaaaattgcatattattaaCGGTatgctattaatataaattaattcaatacgaattgatataaattaattataaatggcatattaatacaaattacatatcaatataaagctggtaacatatatttgacaaatatttattgttgattCAAATTTAGTTCGATCTTTAACATTTTGCCTAAATGTGAAGCATTTTAATAATCATGCACTCAAAAGAGGGATAATATGAGCATATTATGTAGGAGAGCGTCGAGTGGCGAGCGAATGGTTCAGTTAAATAGAAGAGGATATAAACGAAAGGATAAAGAAACTTTGGGATGACGAACTAAATTCAGTAAAaaggaatttattaaaaaaatatggagagagaaagagaagaaaaatagaaaattagatAATGAgatacaaatagaaaaaagttaaagaatatCGATTTTTTGTGATAGTAGCATAAGGTGAGGTGTTACAGATACGAATGTATGTAATAGAATGTATATAAACGACGAATACGTGCAATCAAGTTCTTAAGAGTGTGAATGGATGAATGAGCTAAGTTCAAAATTCTAATAACTATGCACTCGTTTCAGGTTcgtttaaaaatgtacaagacGTCGTCTCACGAACGCGTGTGTGAAATTGAATCTCTGGAGGGAAACAGCAGCACCACGCAGAAATATACACAGCCCCAAAAACGCCGGTTCTCTGAATTCTCCGCATCGATCACGGCAACGACGTCGGATCTTCGCAGACGCGCGTCCGAAGTGACGAAGCCACTCTACGAAATGAAGATGCCTAGCTCATCGTCAGCGACGGCGGCGGGCATCACGTGCTCCAATACCGACCTAATATCCATTTTGAGTTCCTTGACATCGTCGGCGACAGAGATAAATACATGCGGTATATCGGATGCGTCAATCGCCAAAGATGAGCAGAGGCCAAGTCGATCAGCGAAAACGACGGAGCAGAGACGCAGTCGACTCACGAACTCACGATCCAACAGCTTCGACGTGTCCATCCTGCAGGGTTCCAAGATCAGGATTTCGAACATCGGCGGCAAGAACACCGGTGGCTCACCCATAACGCCGAGCAATTGGTTTGCCAAGAGGCATCAGCCCATCTCGAAGAAGAACCGATACGATGAGGAGAGAGCGACGACGTTCGATAAGCCCGGGATGGTGGCCAAAATCGTGAAGGATACGGTCACGAAGAACGTGGACACGAAACTCAAAGTTCTTTGGGACGATAGCACCAAAGTGGACGCTCAGGTGAGTGagtctaatttattatttaaagagaaCGGAAGGATTCTATTAAGAATATATGGACAGTAAATGAACATCGCTCTTCCATCGAATATTTATAAGCATTGAGAAACTCATGAGTCAAGTTTACCTATCTAAAATTCTATTTAGTACGGAACCGTGctctatattttaattgtgcaTTCGAGAGAACAGTAAATTGTATTGAAGATCTATTAAATAGACATGAAAGGTCGCGCGCGACGGCACGAAATAAAAGGCGCGTAACTTCTCGCTCGGCATTGACAGGTGTTCGGTAATGCCATCGAGAAGATTCTCACCTCGGTCCACAAGGGAAGCGACGCGGAAGCGTCGGGCAGTTCACCCGGAAAGCCATCCGTGTCACCGAACAAGTCGCGCGCCGGTAAGGTGACCAGCTGGTTCTCGAGCGGGAACAAAGAGCAGGAGCAGTCGGATTGCGACGGAATCTGTTCGACTCTCAAAGACCTCTTCGTCAAGTAGTGCCGTATTTCCGAATCGTTTCTGATTGCGTCATCTGTTCGTTTTGTTTTCAAGGTATAATAGATTGACAGTACGACAGTTATTCATTGCACTAgcgttgtttatttatttatttatctgtttgtcaatttatttttatatccaaaattaatttctcgcaCAAATACGAAGAGATTTGTTGTAACAAGAATGATTTTCTTGTTTATCTGCTTGAATTGAAAAAGGTACGAGAGGGAGAAAAATCGAAGAAAGGGATGAAGAGGGAGCACAAAGCCGCGGAAGATTACGAGTTTGATCGAGAATGTAGTCTTTTCCAcctatttctcttttttcctcttttttttccgcatttcCTGGCATGATAAGACTGCTCAACACCCTCGCGTAATTATAAAACACGTCCGAGTGTGTTTGcgattttttaacatattcgaactcagaaatattcaaatactaaaagaataataaatcgtCTGAAGGAAATTACAACATTTGTAAGgaatattttcgattttgtgAGACTTGTTTCTATACGTTTACGgtattttgttcaaaaataaatgaacattaatgaatgatacaaatattgtgattttaatatttgcgaACGTTTATATGATTAAATACGATATAATTTACGAAGGCTTGTGCTATATTTTCTGTTgcataatatgtaaattgtgCAAATCGTATTTGCGAATGCCATATGCATTTAATTcgatatacacacatatatatcgtatatgcAAACTATTTTCGCTATTATCCTCCACTTATCCTGATTATTCTTACTCTCGCAGCTGATTGCACTCATAATGTACCACAAAACAGGACGTGGCAGATAACGTAGTTATGCTTTGTCCTTGTTATCCTGAGCGAAAGCATATTCATGCATGCATACAAAGGTGGCATGTGCGCGTCGTATAATTTCTATTGATAGTACGAGAATTGAAAAGATCGATTACAAAACTATTTTCATagggaataattattttcaatagtgCATCGTTTTTGGTTGCCGCGATAATATTACTTCGGCGCAGAAGAGATCTTTTTAGAGTAAGATTACGAcgtaacaaaatattctgCTGTGCAaagataatatcaataatccTGAACGTTAATCTATCCTTTGCGGGTCAAAGGGGGCATGTTAAttagaaagaatatataatatattctcttaaaaaaaaaaaaaaaaaagagcacaaCAGTGGCGACTGATCCAATAAGTTACGCGAAGTGGCACTTTATCTGTCGTTCTTCCTGTTGTATTGGTCGACCGCACAAACCGCCACTGATATAAAGGTATACATGTATATGATAGATGCATacgtttaataataacatacgGCAATTGATATACATTGCTGCGTGTTAAacagagaatataaaa
This DNA window, taken from Linepithema humile isolate Giens D197 chromosome 7, Lhum_UNIL_v1.0, whole genome shotgun sequence, encodes the following:
- the kairos gene encoding uncharacterized protein kairos — its product is MSAMRRQLCPSTSSGNSGAGEPLIVVEESILGEEEGDRCRAESPPRCDPDSPSLNPYLLSPWREARKHSLPTPQCTSGITASQVRRLSERGESSGLSVKEAAFLATLSQTPAPQSGGRRHSVVTISRVPTTLFGRNRRESFAAFPMGGVTRVLQSRRNSSTGMTGPPSNSGSTHNLQLDIMDDIADIKARKVRLKMYKTSSHERVCEIESLEGNSSTTQKYTQPQKRRFSEFSASITATTSDLRRRASEVTKPLYEMKMPSSSSATAAGITCSNTDLISILSSLTSSATEINTCGISDASIAKDEQRPSRSAKTTEQRRSRLTNSRSNSFDVSILQGSKIRISNIGGKNTGGSPITPSNWFAKRHQPISKKNRYDEERATTFDKPGMVAKIVKDTVTKNVDTKLKVLWDDSTKVDAQVFGNAIEKILTSVHKGSDAEASGSSPGKPSVSPNKSRAGKVTSWFSSGNKEQEQSDCDGICSTLKDLFVK